Proteins encoded together in one Felis catus isolate Fca126 chromosome B3, F.catus_Fca126_mat1.0, whole genome shotgun sequence window:
- the SLC39A2 gene encoding zinc transporter ZIP2 isoform X3, producing MEPLLGVKIGCLFALLVLTLICGLIPICFKWFQLDAATGRHRRVLSLLGCTSAGVFLGAGFMHMTADALEGIESEIQKFMMQDKKGGKCF from the exons ATGGAACCACTACTGGGAGTAAAAATTGGCTGCCTGTTTGCCCTGCTGGTTCTCACTCTGATCTGCGGCCTTATTCCCATCTGCTTCAAATGGTTCCAGCTGGATGCAGCCACAG GTCGTCACCGCCGGGTCCTCAGCCTCCTGGGCTGCACTTCTGCAGGTGTTTTCCTGGGAGCAGGGTTCATGCACATGACTGCTGATGCCCTGGAGGGAATTGAATCAGAGATCCAGAAGTTTATGATGCAG GACAAAAAGGGAGGGAAGTGTTTCTGA
- the NDRG2 gene encoding protein NDRG2 isoform X3 — MAPPNPNAQRYSPTMMWDSIPLFQFGDMQEIIQNFVRVHVDAPGMEEGAPVFPLGYQYPSLDQLADMIPCILQYLNFSTIIGVGVGAGAYILSRYALTHPDTVEGLVLINIDPNAKGWMDWAAHKLTGLTSSIPEMILGHLFSQEELSGNSELIQKYRNIITHAPNLENIELYWNSYNNRRDLNLERGGAVTLKCPVMLVVGDQAPHEDAVVECNSKLDPTQTSFLKMADSGGQPQLTQPGKLTEAFKYFLQGMGYMASSCMTRLSRSRTASLTSAASIDGNRSRSRTLSQSSESGTLPSGPPGHTMEVSC; from the exons ATGGCACCCCCAAACCCAAACGCCCAGCGATACTCACCTACCATGATGTGGGACTCAATT CCGCTGTTTCAATTCGGAGATATGCAGGAAATCATTCAGAACTTCGTGCGAGTTCATGTGGATGCCCCTGGAATGGAAGAGGGGGCTCCTGTGTTCCCTTTGGG ATATCAGTACCCATCTCTGGACCAGCTGGCAGATATGATCCCTTGCATCCTGCAGTACTTAAA TTTTTCCACAATAATTGGAGTTGGTGTTGGAGCTGGGGCCTACATCCTGTCACGATATGCT CTTACTCACCCGGATACAGTCGAAGGTCTTGTCCTCATCAACATTGATCCCAATGCCAAGGGCTGGATGGATTGGGCAGCCCACAAG CTAACAGGCCTCACCTCTTCCATTCCGGAGATGATCCTTGGACATCTCTTCAGCCAA GAGGAGTTGTCTGGAAATTCTGAGTTGATACAAAAGTACAGAAATATCATTACACATGCACCCAATCTGGAGAACATTGAACTGTACTGGAATAGCTACAACAA CCGCCGAGACCTGAACCTTGAGCGTGGAGGTGCTGTCACCCTCAA GTGCCCTGTGATGCTGGTGGTAGGAGACCAAGCACCCCATGAAGATGCAGTG GTGGAATGTAACTCAAAGCTGGACCCCACCCAGACCTCTTTTCTCAAG ATGGCTGACTCTGGAGGCCAGCCCCAGCTGACTCAG CCAGGCAAGCTGACCGAGGCCTTCAAGTACTTCCTGCAAGGCATGGGCTACA TGGCCTCATCCTGCATGACTCGCCTGTCACGATCGCGCACAGCCTCCCTGACCAGCGCAGCATCCATTGACGGCAACCGGTCCCGCTCTCGCACCCTGTCCCAGAGCAGCGAGTCTGGAACTCTCCCTTCAGGGCCTCCAGGGCATACCATGGAGGTCTCCTGTTGA
- the SLC39A2 gene encoding zinc transporter ZIP2 isoform X1, producing MEPLLGVKIGCLFALLVLTLICGLIPICFKWFQLDAATGRHRRVLSLLGCTSAGVFLGAGFMHMTADALEGIESEIQKFMMQNRTKREGSVSDDADSAQMEYPYGELIISLGFFFVFLLESLALQCYPGAAEGVTVQEEWDGAHVLGLHSHGPLPSPSKGPLRALVLLLSLSFHSVFEGLAVGLQPTVAATVQLCLAVLAHKGLIVFGVGLRLVQIGSGSRWATLSILSLALMSPLGLVLGLAVTQGDSKGGRGLTQAVLEGVAAGTFLYVTFLEILPRELAGPEAPLAKWGCVAAGFAFMAIIALWA from the exons ATGGAACCACTACTGGGAGTAAAAATTGGCTGCCTGTTTGCCCTGCTGGTTCTCACTCTGATCTGCGGCCTTATTCCCATCTGCTTCAAATGGTTCCAGCTGGATGCAGCCACAG GTCGTCACCGCCGGGTCCTCAGCCTCCTGGGCTGCACTTCTGCAGGTGTTTTCCTGGGAGCAGGGTTCATGCACATGACTGCTGATGCCCTGGAGGGAATTGAATCAGAGATCCAGAAGTTTATGATGCAG AACAGGACAAAAAGGGAGGGAAGTGTTTCTGATGATGCCGATTCAGCACAG ATGGAGTATCCTTATGGAGAGCTCATCATCTCCCTGGGcttcttctttgtcttccttttggAGTCGCTGGCATTGCAGTGCTATCCTGGGGCTGCTGAAGGGGTCACAGTGCAGGAGGAGTGGGACGGGGCTCACGTCCTTGGACTCCACAGCCATggacctctcccctccccctcaaaggGTCCCCTCCGAGCCCTTgtcctcttgctctccctctccttccactCAGTGTTTGAAGGTCTGGCTGTGGGGCTGCAGCCGACAGTAGCAGCTACCGTGCAACTCTGTCTCGCGGTCCTGGCTCACAAGGGGCTTATCGTGTTTGGTGTAGGACTGCGGCTGGTACAGATAGGCAGTGGCTCGCGATGGGCCACGCTGTCCATCCTGTCACTGGCTCTCATGTCCCCCCTGGGCCTGGTCCTGGGACTGGCTGTGACTCAGGGGGACTCTAAAGGGGGGCGTGGCTTAACCCAGGCTGTGTTAGAAGGTGTGGCAGCCGGCACCTTTCTGTATGTCACCTTCCTAGAAATTCTGCCCCGGGAGCTAGCTGGCCCCGAGGCCCCTCTGGCCAAGTGGGGCTGTGTAGCCGCCGGTTTTGCCTTCATGGCCATTATTGCTTTGTGGGCCTGA
- the NDRG2 gene encoding protein NDRG2 isoform X2: protein MAELQEVQITEEKPLLPGQTPEVAKTHSVETPYGSVTFTVYGTPKPKRPAILTYHDVGLNYKSCFQPLFQFGDMQEIIQNFVRVHVDAPGMEEGAPVFPLGYQYPSLDQLADMIPCILQYLNFSTIIGVGVGAGAYILSRYALTHPDTVEGLVLINIDPNAKGWMDWAAHKLTGLTSSIPEMILGHLFSQEELSGNSELIQKYRNIITHAPNLENIELYWNSYNNRRDLNLERGGAVTLKCPVMLVVGDQAPHEDAVVECNSKLDPTQTSFLKMADSGGQPQLTQPGKLTEAFKYFLQGMGYMASSCMTRLSRSRTASLTSAASIDGNRSRSRTLSQSSESGTLPSGPPGHTMEVSC from the exons ATGGCGGAGCTGCAGGAGGTGCAGATCACAGAGGAGAAGCCGCTGTTGCCAGGGCAGACGCCTGAGGTGGCCAAG ACTCACTCTGTGGAGACACCTTATGGCTCTGTCACTTTTACTGTCTATGGCACCCCCAAACCCAAACGCCCAGCGATACTCACCTACCATGATGTGGGACTCAATT ATAAATCTTGCTTCCAGCCGCTGTTTCAATTCGGAGATATGCAGGAAATCATTCAGAACTTCGTGCGAGTTCATGTGGATGCCCCTGGAATGGAAGAGGGGGCTCCTGTGTTCCCTTTGGG ATATCAGTACCCATCTCTGGACCAGCTGGCAGATATGATCCCTTGCATCCTGCAGTACTTAAA TTTTTCCACAATAATTGGAGTTGGTGTTGGAGCTGGGGCCTACATCCTGTCACGATATGCT CTTACTCACCCGGATACAGTCGAAGGTCTTGTCCTCATCAACATTGATCCCAATGCCAAGGGCTGGATGGATTGGGCAGCCCACAAG CTAACAGGCCTCACCTCTTCCATTCCGGAGATGATCCTTGGACATCTCTTCAGCCAA GAGGAGTTGTCTGGAAATTCTGAGTTGATACAAAAGTACAGAAATATCATTACACATGCACCCAATCTGGAGAACATTGAACTGTACTGGAATAGCTACAACAA CCGCCGAGACCTGAACCTTGAGCGTGGAGGTGCTGTCACCCTCAA GTGCCCTGTGATGCTGGTGGTAGGAGACCAAGCACCCCATGAAGATGCAGTG GTGGAATGTAACTCAAAGCTGGACCCCACCCAGACCTCTTTTCTCAAG ATGGCTGACTCTGGAGGCCAGCCCCAGCTGACTCAG CCAGGCAAGCTGACCGAGGCCTTCAAGTACTTCCTGCAAGGCATGGGCTACA TGGCCTCATCCTGCATGACTCGCCTGTCACGATCGCGCACAGCCTCCCTGACCAGCGCAGCATCCATTGACGGCAACCGGTCCCGCTCTCGCACCCTGTCCCAGAGCAGCGAGTCTGGAACTCTCCCTTCAGGGCCTCCAGGGCATACCATGGAGGTCTCCTGTTGA
- the NDRG2 gene encoding protein NDRG2 isoform X1: MAELQEVQITEEKPLLPGQTPEVAKEAELAAGILLDQGQTHSVETPYGSVTFTVYGTPKPKRPAILTYHDVGLNYKSCFQPLFQFGDMQEIIQNFVRVHVDAPGMEEGAPVFPLGYQYPSLDQLADMIPCILQYLNFSTIIGVGVGAGAYILSRYALTHPDTVEGLVLINIDPNAKGWMDWAAHKLTGLTSSIPEMILGHLFSQEELSGNSELIQKYRNIITHAPNLENIELYWNSYNNRRDLNLERGGAVTLKCPVMLVVGDQAPHEDAVVECNSKLDPTQTSFLKMADSGGQPQLTQPGKLTEAFKYFLQGMGYMASSCMTRLSRSRTASLTSAASIDGNRSRSRTLSQSSESGTLPSGPPGHTMEVSC; the protein is encoded by the exons ATGGCGGAGCTGCAGGAGGTGCAGATCACAGAGGAGAAGCCGCTGTTGCCAGGGCAGACGCCTGAGGTGGCCAAG GAGGCTGAGTTAGCTGCCGGAATCCTCCTGGACCAGGGACAG ACTCACTCTGTGGAGACACCTTATGGCTCTGTCACTTTTACTGTCTATGGCACCCCCAAACCCAAACGCCCAGCGATACTCACCTACCATGATGTGGGACTCAATT ATAAATCTTGCTTCCAGCCGCTGTTTCAATTCGGAGATATGCAGGAAATCATTCAGAACTTCGTGCGAGTTCATGTGGATGCCCCTGGAATGGAAGAGGGGGCTCCTGTGTTCCCTTTGGG ATATCAGTACCCATCTCTGGACCAGCTGGCAGATATGATCCCTTGCATCCTGCAGTACTTAAA TTTTTCCACAATAATTGGAGTTGGTGTTGGAGCTGGGGCCTACATCCTGTCACGATATGCT CTTACTCACCCGGATACAGTCGAAGGTCTTGTCCTCATCAACATTGATCCCAATGCCAAGGGCTGGATGGATTGGGCAGCCCACAAG CTAACAGGCCTCACCTCTTCCATTCCGGAGATGATCCTTGGACATCTCTTCAGCCAA GAGGAGTTGTCTGGAAATTCTGAGTTGATACAAAAGTACAGAAATATCATTACACATGCACCCAATCTGGAGAACATTGAACTGTACTGGAATAGCTACAACAA CCGCCGAGACCTGAACCTTGAGCGTGGAGGTGCTGTCACCCTCAA GTGCCCTGTGATGCTGGTGGTAGGAGACCAAGCACCCCATGAAGATGCAGTG GTGGAATGTAACTCAAAGCTGGACCCCACCCAGACCTCTTTTCTCAAG ATGGCTGACTCTGGAGGCCAGCCCCAGCTGACTCAG CCAGGCAAGCTGACCGAGGCCTTCAAGTACTTCCTGCAAGGCATGGGCTACA TGGCCTCATCCTGCATGACTCGCCTGTCACGATCGCGCACAGCCTCCCTGACCAGCGCAGCATCCATTGACGGCAACCGGTCCCGCTCTCGCACCCTGTCCCAGAGCAGCGAGTCTGGAACTCTCCCTTCAGGGCCTCCAGGGCATACCATGGAGGTCTCCTGTTGA
- the SLC39A2 gene encoding zinc transporter ZIP2 isoform X2, which translates to MEPLLGVKIGCLFALLVLTLICGLIPICFKWFQLDAATGRHRRVLSLLGCTSAGVFLGAGFMHMTADALEGIESEIQKFMMQNRTKREGSVSDDADSAQEKK; encoded by the exons ATGGAACCACTACTGGGAGTAAAAATTGGCTGCCTGTTTGCCCTGCTGGTTCTCACTCTGATCTGCGGCCTTATTCCCATCTGCTTCAAATGGTTCCAGCTGGATGCAGCCACAG GTCGTCACCGCCGGGTCCTCAGCCTCCTGGGCTGCACTTCTGCAGGTGTTTTCCTGGGAGCAGGGTTCATGCACATGACTGCTGATGCCCTGGAGGGAATTGAATCAGAGATCCAGAAGTTTATGATGCAG AACAGGACAAAAAGGGAGGGAAGTGTTTCTGATGATGCCGATTCAGCACAG gaaaaaaaataa